One segment of bacterium DNA contains the following:
- a CDS encoding EutN/CcmL family microcompartment protein, which yields MMRIAEVVGSVWATRKVESVRALKMLLVRPLDGDLKRTTELWVAADVVDAGVGDRVLVAVGRAARLAVGDDAAAVSAAVVGVVDSVDVPA from the coding sequence ATGATGCGTATCGCGGAAGTTGTAGGCAGCGTTTGGGCGACGCGAAAGGTCGAGAGCGTACGCGCGTTAAAAATGCTGCTCGTACGGCCGCTTGACGGAGACCTTAAACGGACGACCGAGCTGTGGGTAGCCGCCGACGTCGTGGACGCGGGCGTAGGCGATCGCGTCTTAGTGGCCGTGGGTCGGGCGGCGCGGCTCGCCGTCGGCGACGACGCCGCGGCCGTCTCGGCGGCCGTCGTGGGCGTCGTAGATTCGGTGGACGTGCCGGCTTAA
- a CDS encoding 4Fe-4S dicluster domain-containing protein → MGLVETVREAGVVGAGGAGFPAHVKYKCGADVLIINGAECEPLSHKDEAILKARAADIVVGAAALRDELGAGEVILAVKEARARELAGLYGGVKVHPLAETYPAGDEAVLVYDVTGRRVPAAGVPPDVGVVVSNAETVLNVARATRGKRAETTWLAVGGAVAEPFVAEVPLGTPASFLLEEAGGATAPDYVVFDGGPMMGEEIDAEQYGAKLTTGLIMVLPTDHPVVGRARLPLEHVRTVAGSACTQCRDCTELCPRYLLGYDVTPHLSMRRFFTWGEEAEPSFFANAAGCTGCGLCELYACPMAISPRRVQNYLRGRLRDAEKGEGLGEVHADRPGRNVPASRLKKRIDVAAYDRPAPARELRAEPRRVVLDVTQPYAPAPAVLVKEGDRVEAGQKIAAPPAGDDSGVPVYAGVTGRVAAADAHRVIIDRTQAA, encoded by the coding sequence ATGGGCCTCGTCGAGACGGTAAGAGAAGCGGGCGTAGTGGGGGCGGGCGGCGCCGGCTTTCCCGCCCACGTGAAGTATAAATGCGGGGCGGACGTTCTCATTATCAACGGCGCGGAGTGCGAGCCGCTTTCCCATAAAGACGAAGCCATCCTGAAGGCCCGGGCCGCGGATATCGTAGTGGGCGCCGCGGCGCTCCGCGACGAGCTCGGCGCGGGCGAAGTAATACTCGCGGTCAAGGAAGCGCGCGCCCGCGAGCTCGCCGGCCTGTACGGCGGCGTGAAGGTCCATCCTCTCGCGGAGACCTATCCCGCGGGCGACGAGGCCGTCCTGGTGTACGACGTTACCGGCCGGCGGGTGCCGGCGGCGGGCGTTCCGCCCGACGTCGGCGTCGTGGTATCGAACGCCGAGACGGTGCTCAACGTCGCCCGGGCGACGCGCGGTAAGCGCGCGGAGACCACCTGGCTGGCCGTGGGCGGCGCGGTAGCGGAACCTTTCGTCGCGGAAGTACCGCTGGGAACGCCGGCCTCTTTTTTACTAGAGGAGGCCGGGGGCGCGACGGCGCCCGATTACGTCGTCTTCGACGGCGGCCCTATGATGGGGGAAGAGATAGACGCCGAGCAATACGGTGCGAAGCTGACGACCGGCCTTATTATGGTTTTGCCGACGGACCATCCCGTCGTCGGGCGGGCGCGCCTGCCGCTGGAGCACGTCAGGACCGTCGCCGGCAGCGCCTGTACGCAGTGCCGCGACTGTACGGAGCTTTGCCCGCGGTACCTTCTGGGTTACGACGTTACGCCTCACCTCTCGATGCGGCGCTTCTTTACGTGGGGGGAGGAGGCCGAGCCCTCGTTCTTCGCGAACGCCGCGGGGTGTACCGGTTGCGGCCTGTGCGAGCTGTACGCGTGTCCGATGGCCATATCGCCGCGGCGGGTGCAGAACTACCTTCGCGGCCGGCTTCGCGACGCGGAGAAGGGTGAGGGGCTGGGGGAGGTCCACGCGGACCGCCCGGGCCGCAACGTACCGGCGAGCCGTTTGAAAAAGCGCATAGACGTGGCGGCGTACGACCGGCCGGCGCCGGCACGCGAGCTGCGAGCCGAGCCGCGTCGCGTCGTACTAGACGTTACGCAGCCCTACGCCCCCGCGCCGGCCGTTCTCGTGAAGGAAGGGGACCGCGTCGAGGCCGGGCAAAAAATCGCGGCGCCGCCGGCGGGCGATGATTCGGGCGTGCCGGTATACGCCGGCGTGACGGGCCGGGTGGCGGCGGCCGATGCACATAGAGTAATAATAGACCGTACGCAGGCCGCGTAA
- a CDS encoding tetratricopeptide repeat protein, with the protein MWRKTALLIAVLAAAAAAYEKPELEKADIDPEDLARFKEAYTFYLDGIGFEKEGSWVSASQAYRKAVEIYRNYPDALYGLGRMALRLGRLDEAEDALREALTLKPELHQAHTELGSVHYRRGDYNKAALEYKDALKHDPDDAVTRYNLGNAYRNLDKPKDALEEYEKALKREPDYVDCYYNMALAYEDLGKVEEAIAAYDKFIEMAGDDPDQQEWVNRAKEYKQSLREGEKGE; encoded by the coding sequence ATGTGGAGGAAGACGGCCCTGCTAATCGCCGTGCTGGCCGCGGCCGCGGCGGCTTACGAAAAACCCGAGCTCGAGAAAGCGGACATCGACCCCGAAGACCTCGCGAGGTTCAAGGAAGCGTACACTTTCTATCTTGACGGCATCGGGTTCGAAAAAGAGGGGTCGTGGGTTTCGGCAAGCCAGGCCTACCGCAAGGCGGTCGAAATTTACCGTAATTACCCGGACGCTTTGTACGGCCTGGGCCGAATGGCGTTGCGGCTCGGCCGTTTGGACGAAGCGGAAGACGCGCTGCGCGAAGCGCTAACGTTGAAACCGGAATTGCATCAGGCGCATACCGAGTTGGGGAGCGTCCATTACCGGCGGGGCGATTACAACAAAGCGGCGTTGGAATATAAGGACGCCCTGAAGCACGACCCCGACGACGCCGTAACGCGCTACAATTTGGGGAACGCGTACCGTAATCTCGACAAGCCGAAGGACGCGCTCGAGGAATACGAAAAAGCGCTCAAGCGGGAACCGGACTACGTGGATTGCTACTACAATATGGCGCTGGCGTACGAGGACTTGGGTAAAGTCGAGGAAGCGATAGCGGCGTACGATAAATTCATAGAAATGGCGGGCGACGACCCGGACCAACAGGAATGGGTGAACCGGGCGAAGGAATACAAACAGAGTTTGAGAGAGGGAGAGAAGGGCGAGTAA
- a CDS encoding BMC domain-containing protein gives MAPREEAIGLVEFSSIARGIEAVDAMVKEAEVRLLASRTSCSGKYIGLVAGAVAAVKSAVAAGREMGRGHYVDDLVIPNVHEQVMAAAAGTVVVPENAALGVVETFSLASSLLAADAAVKAAPVTLVEVRLGTGIGGKGFTTMVGETAAVAAAVAAGAAEAARRGLLVATAVIPAPYQEVLDKLI, from the coding sequence TTGGCGCCGCGCGAAGAGGCCATCGGTTTGGTAGAATTCTCGTCTATCGCCCGCGGCATCGAGGCGGTGGACGCGATGGTTAAGGAGGCCGAAGTGCGGCTCTTGGCATCGCGGACGTCGTGCTCCGGGAAATACATAGGGCTCGTCGCGGGCGCGGTGGCGGCGGTCAAATCGGCGGTCGCCGCCGGCAGAGAAATGGGCCGGGGGCATTACGTCGATGACCTCGTAATCCCCAACGTCCACGAGCAAGTGATGGCGGCCGCGGCCGGGACGGTGGTCGTACCCGAGAACGCCGCGTTGGGGGTCGTGGAGACGTTCTCTCTCGCCTCCTCGCTGTTGGCCGCGGACGCCGCGGTGAAGGCGGCGCCGGTCACGCTGGTCGAGGTCAGGCTTGGGACCGGCATCGGCGGCAAAGGTTTTACGACTATGGTGGGAGAGACGGCGGCCGTCGCCGCGGCGGTGGCGGCGGGCGCCGCGGAAGCGGCCAGGCGCGGCCTGTTGGTCGCGACCGCCGTTATTCCGGCTCCCTATCAGGAAGTGCTGGACAAACTAATTTAA
- a CDS encoding 4Fe-4S dicluster domain-containing protein, whose product MALKEIINVSGKHLGYFEAWCKACGICIALCPKHVFDTGTDGKPILARPQDCINCGTCEIMCPDFAIGWYMDPLHDEELKEAHKRGTEDEWAKHR is encoded by the coding sequence ATGGCACTTAAAGAGATAATAAACGTCAGCGGCAAACACCTCGGTTACTTCGAGGCGTGGTGTAAAGCGTGCGGCATATGCATCGCGCTGTGCCCCAAGCACGTCTTCGATACCGGCACCGACGGCAAGCCGATATTGGCGCGGCCGCAGGACTGCATAAACTGCGGCACGTGCGAGATAATGTGCCCCGATTTCGCCATCGGGTGGTACATGGACCCGCTGCACGACGAGGAGCTGAAGGAAGCGCACAAGCGCGGCACCGAAGACGAGTGGGCCAAGCATAGATAA
- a CDS encoding 2-oxoacid:acceptor oxidoreductase subunit alpha produces the protein MVLMQGNEAITRGALDAGVRFFAGYPITPSTEIAEIMSVELPKVGGKFLQMEDEIGSLAAVIGASLTGVKAMTATSGPGFSLMQENLGYAYMTEVPCLVVNVMRGGPSTGLPTHPSQGDVMQARWGTHGDHPAIVLAPSSVLDCYVLTVRAINLAERFRTPVILLPDEVVAHMREDVTLPKKVDVVDREAPHVPPEWYYPYDDSTTDVGPLAPFGTGFRFHVTGLTHDRAGFATTVPAEVDRAIRNLKRKMDRFRLDIIQVERVHLTDAEVVVAAYGICARSAEAAVLQARAQGYRAGFVNLKTIWPFCFKLMQRVADTAKAIIVPELNLGQLVREFERAVCGRTQVVPISRVDGEAITPRQILDVIAELARPGGTT, from the coding sequence ATGGTTTTGATGCAAGGCAACGAAGCGATTACCCGGGGAGCGCTCGACGCCGGCGTGCGCTTTTTCGCCGGTTACCCCATTACGCCTTCCACCGAAATAGCCGAGATAATGTCGGTGGAGCTTCCGAAGGTGGGGGGGAAGTTCCTTCAGATGGAGGACGAGATCGGCTCGCTGGCCGCGGTCATCGGCGCGTCGCTCACCGGCGTGAAGGCGATGACGGCCACCAGCGGCCCCGGCTTCTCGCTTATGCAGGAGAACCTCGGCTACGCGTACATGACGGAAGTCCCGTGCCTGGTGGTCAACGTGATGCGCGGCGGCCCGAGCACCGGCCTGCCCACTCATCCCTCCCAGGGCGACGTCATGCAGGCGCGGTGGGGCACCCACGGCGACCACCCGGCCATAGTGTTGGCGCCTTCGTCGGTCCTCGATTGCTACGTATTGACGGTGCGGGCGATCAACCTCGCCGAGCGGTTCCGCACGCCGGTAATACTCTTGCCCGACGAAGTCGTGGCGCACATGCGCGAAGACGTGACGCTGCCCAAAAAGGTCGACGTCGTGGACCGCGAGGCGCCCCACGTCCCGCCCGAGTGGTACTACCCGTACGACGATTCCACCACCGACGTCGGGCCCCTCGCGCCCTTCGGCACCGGCTTCCGCTTCCACGTTACGGGCCTTACGCACGACCGCGCGGGCTTCGCCACTACGGTCCCGGCCGAAGTCGACCGCGCCATCCGCAACCTCAAACGCAAGATGGACCGGTTCCGGCTCGATATTATTCAGGTAGAACGAGTACACTTGACCGACGCCGAGGTGGTCGTGGCGGCCTACGGCATTTGCGCGCGGTCCGCCGAGGCCGCGGTATTGCAGGCTCGCGCCCAGGGCTACCGCGCCGGTTTCGTAAATTTAAAAACGATCTGGCCTTTCTGTTTTAAATTGATGCAGCGCGTCGCGGATACCGCGAAAGCCATCATCGTGCCCGAGTTGAACCTGGGGCAGCTCGTCCGCGAGTTCGAACGCGCGGTATGCGGCCGCACCCAGGTGGTGCCCATAAGCCGCGTGGACGGCGAGGCTATCACGCCGCGCCAGATCCTGGACGTGATCGCCGAGCTCGCCCGGCCGGGAGGAACAACCTAG
- a CDS encoding 2-oxoacid:ferredoxin oxidoreductase subunit beta, whose amino-acid sequence MHEYLRQKKKFPHIWCSGCGIGTTMGAVIRAIADCELDRDRVVMVSGIGCSSRMPIYVDFNTLHTTHGRPIAFATGIKLARPELEVIVITGDGDAAAIGGNHLIHACRRNINLTVVCINNSIYGMTGGQASPTTPQGRVASTARYGDFERAFDLCDLTAGAGAAFVARGAVYYARQLEKLVAQAIRKKGFAFVEVVSQCPTYYGRFNKFKSPVEMLYWQRDNTVNVKAVAKMKPEELEGKLLTGVLADREYPEFTELYDKLIADLAAGRK is encoded by the coding sequence ATGCACGAGTACCTGCGTCAGAAGAAAAAGTTCCCGCACATCTGGTGCTCGGGCTGCGGCATCGGTACTACCATGGGCGCCGTAATCCGCGCCATCGCCGACTGCGAGCTCGACCGCGACCGCGTCGTCATGGTTTCGGGCATAGGGTGTAGTTCCCGTATGCCCATATACGTCGACTTCAACACGCTGCATACTACGCACGGCCGGCCCATCGCGTTCGCCACCGGAATCAAGTTGGCTCGCCCCGAGTTGGAGGTAATCGTTATAACGGGCGACGGCGACGCCGCGGCCATCGGCGGGAATCATTTGATCCACGCCTGCCGCCGGAATATTAACCTGACGGTGGTTTGTATAAACAACAGCATCTACGGCATGACCGGGGGACAGGCATCGCCGACCACGCCCCAGGGCAGGGTCGCGTCCACCGCCCGCTACGGCGACTTCGAGCGGGCGTTCGACCTGTGCGACCTGACCGCCGGCGCCGGCGCGGCCTTCGTCGCGCGGGGCGCGGTGTACTACGCCCGCCAGCTCGAGAAACTCGTCGCGCAGGCGATACGCAAGAAGGGCTTCGCCTTCGTCGAGGTCGTATCGCAGTGCCCGACGTATTACGGCCGGTTCAACAAGTTCAAATCGCCGGTGGAGATGTTATATTGGCAGCGCGATAACACGGTGAACGTCAAGGCCGTGGCCAAGATGAAACCGGAGGAGTTGGAAGGGAAATTGCTCACGGGTGTCCTGGCCGACCGCGAATACCCGGAGTTCACCGAATTGTACGATAAGTTGATAGCCGACCTCGCCGCGGGGAGGAAATGA
- a CDS encoding 2-oxoacid:acceptor oxidoreductase family protein, with the protein MMVVVRFAGYGGQGLLTAGLILADAAAVYDKKKVIQTQSYGAEARGGASRSDVIISDEDIVFPKPDHLDILVAMNQLSVDKYSSALAEGGTLIADATFVTTVTFPDFYLIPFTDIAREKLGREIVANVVALGALVELKGVVSKKAAARALEQRIPQAALDVNRKALEEGFKAARKAAAAREKAVADYDIV; encoded by the coding sequence ATGATGGTCGTAGTGAGATTTGCGGGCTACGGCGGCCAGGGATTGCTGACGGCGGGTTTGATACTCGCAGACGCCGCCGCCGTGTACGATAAAAAGAAAGTCATCCAAACGCAGAGTTACGGCGCGGAGGCTCGGGGCGGCGCCAGCCGGTCGGACGTCATCATATCCGACGAGGACATCGTCTTCCCCAAGCCCGACCACCTCGACATCCTCGTGGCCATGAACCAGCTTTCGGTCGACAAGTACTCCTCGGCGTTGGCGGAAGGCGGTACGCTTATAGCGGACGCGACGTTCGTCACGACGGTGACGTTCCCCGACTTCTACCTCATCCCGTTCACCGATATCGCCAGGGAGAAGTTGGGCCGGGAAATAGTGGCCAACGTCGTAGCGTTGGGCGCGCTGGTGGAACTCAAAGGCGTGGTTTCGAAGAAGGCCGCGGCCCGGGCGCTCGAGCAGCGGATACCCCAAGCGGCGTTGGACGTGAACCGTAAAGCTTTGGAAGAAGGTTTCAAGGCGGCCCGCAAAGCCGCGGCCGCCCGGGAAAAAGCGGTGGCCGATTACGATATTGTATAA
- the ndk gene encoding nucleoside-diphosphate kinase produces MEKTLFMVKPDAVARGLVGEIVAAMEREGFIIERLELQHFERAKAETFYDVHRDKPFFGSLVEYVTSGPVVAMVLGGDAAITRVRELMGATDPAQAAAGTIRRKYGESIERNAVHGSDSPTSAAYEIAVVFGAP; encoded by the coding sequence ATGGAAAAGACGCTCTTCATGGTAAAGCCGGATGCGGTGGCGCGCGGCCTGGTAGGCGAAATCGTCGCCGCTATGGAGCGCGAAGGTTTTATTATCGAGCGGCTCGAGCTGCAGCACTTCGAGCGCGCCAAGGCCGAAACCTTCTACGACGTGCACCGTGACAAGCCTTTTTTCGGAAGCTTAGTCGAGTACGTTACGTCGGGGCCGGTCGTCGCGATGGTCCTCGGCGGCGACGCCGCTATTACCCGGGTGCGGGAGCTTATGGGCGCGACGGACCCGGCGCAGGCCGCCGCCGGCACCATACGGCGTAAGTACGGCGAGTCTATAGAACGCAACGCCGTCCACGGCTCGGACAGTCCAACCTCGGCGGCGTACGAAATCGCCGTCGTCTTCGGAGCGCCGTGA
- a CDS encoding CDP-alcohol phosphatidyltransferase family protein, which produces MSAAASRWNVPNALTLARLPLAAVGAYFLWRKEFIGVAAGFLVAAALTDILDGLVARAMGQITDFGKKLDPVVDKAAIAGVGLILALKYGVPWWIFAAAVARDAAIIISASLVISRRRVVIPANFWGKAAAALMVCYGVAVVLSAAWWLTTLLLWLVLAAIIVSSASYGYDFYRALARKGQPSA; this is translated from the coding sequence GTGAGCGCGGCGGCGTCGCGTTGGAACGTCCCGAACGCGCTCACGCTCGCGCGGCTGCCGCTGGCGGCGGTCGGCGCTTATTTCCTGTGGCGTAAAGAATTTATCGGCGTCGCGGCCGGCTTCCTGGTCGCCGCGGCCTTGACCGATATCTTAGACGGCCTCGTCGCCCGGGCGATGGGCCAAATAACGGACTTCGGCAAGAAGCTCGACCCGGTGGTGGACAAGGCGGCCATCGCCGGCGTCGGCCTGATTCTGGCGTTGAAGTACGGCGTGCCGTGGTGGATCTTCGCCGCCGCGGTGGCGCGCGACGCAGCCATAATTATTTCGGCATCGCTCGTGATTTCCCGCCGGCGCGTCGTCATACCGGCGAATTTTTGGGGCAAGGCCGCGGCCGCGCTTATGGTTTGTTACGGCGTTGCCGTCGTGCTGTCCGCGGCGTGGTGGCTCACGACGCTGCTGTTGTGGCTCGTCTTGGCGGCGATAATAGTTTCGTCGGCGTCGTACGGATACGATTTCTACCGGGCTCTGGCCCGGAAGGGGCAACCGTCGGCCTGA
- a CDS encoding sulfide/dihydroorotate dehydrogenase-like FAD/NAD-binding protein: MGFKILARDDITSESVRMVVAAPHIARKCEPGQFIILRLDDKGERIPLTIADFDRDAGTVTIIFQKVGKTTFHLATFREGDEISDFVGPLGRHLDLGRLGTVACLGGGLGIAPIYPKVRALKAGGNYVVSVIGARRKDLVILEEEMRAHSDEVFVTTDDGSYGLYGFVTDQLKLLLEEGRKFDTCLAVGPIPMMQAVCKLTAEHDLPTLVSLDTIMVDGTGMCGSCRVTVGGETKFTCVDGPVFDGHGVDWVEARGRQCRYVPQEKQALERFEKERGSK, encoded by the coding sequence ATGGGTTTTAAGATTCTTGCTCGCGACGACATCACGTCGGAGTCGGTGCGTATGGTGGTCGCGGCGCCCCACATCGCCCGGAAATGCGAACCGGGCCAATTTATTATCCTGCGGTTGGACGACAAGGGCGAGAGGATCCCGCTCACCATCGCCGATTTCGACCGCGACGCGGGGACCGTTACCATCATATTCCAAAAGGTCGGAAAGACCACGTTCCACCTGGCGACGTTCCGGGAGGGCGACGAGATATCCGATTTCGTCGGCCCGCTAGGCCGGCATTTGGACCTGGGCCGATTGGGGACCGTGGCGTGCCTGGGCGGCGGCCTCGGTATTGCGCCCATTTACCCGAAGGTCCGGGCGCTCAAGGCCGGCGGCAACTACGTCGTGTCCGTCATCGGCGCGCGCCGCAAAGACCTCGTTATTCTCGAGGAGGAGATGCGGGCCCACAGCGACGAGGTTTTCGTGACGACGGACGACGGCTCGTACGGCCTGTACGGCTTCGTAACGGACCAGCTTAAGTTGCTGCTCGAAGAAGGGCGGAAATTCGATACCTGTCTGGCGGTGGGGCCCATACCGATGATGCAGGCGGTATGCAAGCTTACGGCCGAACACGACCTGCCCACGTTGGTTAGTTTGGATACGATTATGGTGGACGGGACCGGAATGTGCGGCTCGTGCCGCGTTACGGTGGGCGGCGAGACGAAGTTCACGTGCGTGGACGGGCCCGTCTTCGACGGGCACGGCGTTGACTGGGTAGAGGCGAGAGGACGCCAGTGCCGTTACGTCCCCCAGGAAAAACAAGCCCTCGAGCGTTTCGAGAAGGAGCGAGGTTCGAAGTGA
- the gltA gene encoding NADPH-dependent glutamate synthase — protein sequence MAGNGNKEKPAKKKIIPEKFPMPEQPPAERTRNFKEVPYGYDVETAVKEAARCLQCKKPVCIGGCPVEIDIPAFVKAIANEDFAEAIRVMKAYNNLPAVCGRVCPQEDQCEKVCVLAKKFEPVAIGRLERFIADYDYEHNVAPPTEIAAAKGKKVAVVGSGPAGLTAAGDLARMGYGVTLYEAFHATGGVLRYGIPEFRLPKAILDQEVEYVKSLGVKVECNMVIGKVFTIKELLGELGFEAAFIGTGAGLPRWMKVPGENLIGVYSANEWLTRINLMRAFEFPEYDTPIWAGKNVAVIGGGNTAMDSVRTALRMGAEKATIYYRRSEKEMPARNEEIHHAREEGVQFDFLVAPDRVLGTDDGWVRGMELCRMELGEPDESGRCRPVRCEGSQLEVECDMVVVAVGTYPNPIIPETTPELELTKWGTIKVDEETGMTSVPGVFAGGDIVTGGATVISAMGAGKQAARGVDAYLAGK from the coding sequence ATGGCCGGAAACGGGAACAAGGAAAAACCTGCCAAGAAGAAAATCATACCTGAGAAATTCCCTATGCCGGAACAGCCGCCGGCCGAACGCACCCGCAACTTCAAGGAAGTGCCGTACGGATACGACGTCGAGACGGCGGTCAAAGAGGCTGCGCGGTGCTTGCAATGTAAGAAGCCGGTATGTATAGGTGGTTGCCCTGTAGAGATCGATATTCCGGCCTTCGTAAAGGCCATCGCGAACGAAGATTTCGCCGAGGCCATCCGGGTTATGAAGGCGTACAATAATCTCCCCGCGGTTTGCGGCCGGGTATGCCCGCAGGAGGACCAGTGCGAGAAGGTATGCGTCCTCGCGAAGAAGTTTGAGCCGGTCGCGATAGGCCGCCTGGAGCGCTTCATCGCCGACTACGACTACGAACATAACGTCGCGCCCCCCACGGAAATAGCGGCCGCCAAGGGCAAGAAGGTCGCGGTAGTGGGCTCGGGGCCGGCGGGCCTTACGGCGGCGGGCGACCTTGCGCGCATGGGTTACGGCGTCACGCTGTACGAGGCGTTCCACGCGACGGGCGGCGTCCTCCGGTACGGCATCCCGGAGTTCCGCCTTCCGAAGGCCATCCTCGACCAGGAAGTCGAATACGTTAAGAGCCTGGGCGTTAAGGTCGAGTGCAACATGGTTATTGGTAAGGTATTCACAATAAAAGAGTTGTTAGGCGAGCTCGGCTTCGAAGCAGCGTTCATCGGCACCGGCGCCGGCCTGCCGCGGTGGATGAAAGTCCCCGGCGAGAACCTGATCGGCGTATATTCCGCCAACGAGTGGCTGACGCGTATCAATCTGATGCGGGCCTTCGAGTTCCCGGAATACGACACGCCGATTTGGGCCGGCAAGAACGTCGCCGTTATCGGCGGCGGCAACACGGCGATGGATTCGGTACGCACCGCGCTTCGGATGGGCGCCGAGAAGGCGACTATTTACTACCGACGCAGCGAGAAAGAGATGCCGGCGCGTAACGAGGAGATCCACCATGCCCGGGAGGAGGGCGTGCAGTTCGACTTCCTCGTAGCGCCGGACCGCGTCCTGGGTACCGACGACGGCTGGGTCCGCGGCATGGAGCTTTGCCGGATGGAGTTGGGCGAGCCCGACGAGAGCGGCCGCTGTCGCCCCGTGCGGTGCGAGGGGTCCCAGCTCGAGGTCGAATGCGACATGGTAGTCGTGGCCGTGGGGACGTACCCCAACCCCATCATCCCGGAGACGACGCCCGAGCTCGAGCTTACGAAGTGGGGTACCATAAAAGTCGACGAGGAAACGGGGATGACGAGCGTCCCCGGCGTCTTCGCCGGCGGCGACATCGTCACCGGCGGCGCGACCGTCATCTCGGCCATGGGCGCCGGCAAACAGGCCGCGCGCGGCGTCGACGCGTACCTCGCCGGTAAATAG
- a CDS encoding ComF family protein gives MGGALAVLLRDIVLGLESVLFPSRCRACGAELDGRARLLCPTCRDDMTAPLPGDWREACLLGGGDGPRFAPRPYDGPAGEAVRLLKFGGKKRMAPLLAEAVGPLAAALKERYQLDTLVPVPLHPRRRRERRFNQAEEIGSLVAAAVGLEFRRRGLARTKYTRPQVELTGKERRTNVRGAFAAREDFSGKGVLLLDDVITTGATVRECAAVLRNAGAGAVVALAAAGAGL, from the coding sequence GTGGGAGGGGCTTTAGCGGTCCTTCTGCGGGATATCGTCCTCGGGCTCGAGTCGGTCCTCTTCCCGTCGCGATGCCGGGCGTGCGGCGCCGAACTCGACGGCCGCGCCCGGCTTTTATGCCCGACGTGTCGGGACGATATGACGGCGCCGCTCCCCGGTGATTGGCGGGAGGCGTGTCTGTTGGGCGGCGGGGACGGGCCGCGGTTCGCGCCCCGCCCGTACGACGGGCCGGCGGGCGAGGCGGTGCGCCTTTTGAAGTTCGGCGGCAAGAAGAGGATGGCGCCGTTGTTGGCGGAGGCGGTTGGGCCGCTGGCGGCGGCGCTCAAAGAACGTTACCAACTGGATACCTTGGTCCCGGTGCCCCTTCACCCGCGGCGGCGACGAGAGCGGCGTTTCAATCAGGCCGAGGAAATCGGAAGCCTCGTAGCGGCCGCCGTGGGTTTGGAGTTCCGGCGGCGCGGCCTGGCGCGAACGAAGTATACCAGGCCGCAAGTGGAACTCACGGGCAAAGAGCGGCGTACGAACGTCCGCGGCGCTTTCGCCGCGCGCGAGGATTTTTCCGGGAAAGGGGTTTTGTTGCTCGACGACGTCATAACGACCGGCGCGACGGTACGCGAGTGCGCGGCCGTCTTACGTAACGCGGGCGCCGGCGCCGTGGTAGCTTTGGCCGCCGCGGGTGCCGGTTTGTAA